A genome region from Lucilia cuprina isolate Lc7/37 chromosome 3, ASM2204524v1, whole genome shotgun sequence includes the following:
- the LOC111681645 gene encoding splicing factor U2AF 50 kDa subunit-like gives MGSDDRDRRRHRSRSRSRDRRRSRSRDRERRGRDVPGVDFRGSGARIKGTRRRKPSLYWDVPPPGFEHITPLQYKAMQASGQIPANTVPDIPQAAVPVVGSTITRQARRLYVGNIPFGVTEDEMMEFFNQQMHLTGLAQAAGNPVLACQINLDKNFAFLEFRSTDETTQAMAFDGINFKGQSLKIRRPHDYQPMPGVVDSSPIPQPVTNGVISTVVPDSPHKIFIGGLPNYLNEEQVKELLLSFGALRAFNLVKDTGTGLSKGYAFTEYVDHSITDQAIAGLNGMQLGDKKLIVQRASVGAKNAQNNPAAAAPVTIQVPGLPMLGISGPPTEVLCLLNMVTPDELRDEDEYEDILEDIKEECNKYGVVRSVEIPRPIEGVDVPGCGKVFVEFNSVIDCQKAQQALTGRKFSDRVVVTSYFDPDKYHRREF, from the exons atgggTTCAGACG ACCGTGATAGACGCCGCCACAGATCTAGATCACGTTCTCGTGATAGGCGTCGTTCCCGTTCACGTGATCGTGAGCGTCGTGGACGTGATGTACCCGGTGTAGATTTTAGAGGTTCCGGGGCACGCATTAAGGGTACTAGACGACGCAAGCCTTCTCTGTACTGGGATGTACCGCCACCAGGTTTTGAACACATCACTCCCTTGCAATACAAAGCAATGCAAGCTTCTGGTCAAATACCAGCAAATACTGTACCCGACATACCACAGGCTGCTGTGCCTGTGGTGGGCTCTACCATCACCCGCCAGGCCAGACGTTTGTATGTGGGCAATATACCCTTTGGTGTGACTGAAGATGAAATGATGGAGTTCTTTAACCAGCAAATGCATTTGACTGGTCTAGCACAAGCGGCCGGCAATCCCGTGTTGGCCTGTCAAATTAATTTGGATAAAAATTTCGCTTTTCTGGAGTTTCGTTCTACCGATGAAACCACACAGGCCATGGCTTTTGATGGTATCAATTTTAAGggtcaaagtttaaaaattcgCCGGCCTCATGATTACCAACCCATGCCGGGTGTGGTGGATAGTTCACCTATACCACAACCAGTTA CTAATGGTGTCATTTCTACTGTGGTACCAGATTCACCTCATAAAATCTTTATAGGTGGTCTACCGAATTATCTTAACGAAGAACAG GTTAAGGAATTGCTTTTGTCTTTTGGCGCTTTGAGGGCCTTTAATTTGGTTAAAGATACCGGCACTGGCTTGAGTAAAGGTTATGCTTTCACTGAATATGTAGATCATAGCATAACAGATCAG gctATTGCCGGTTTAAATGGTATGCAATTGGGCGATAAGAAACTTATTGTCCAGCGAGCCAGTGTGGGAGCTAAAAATGCTCAAAATAATCCCGCTGCAGCTGCTCCCGTTACCATACAAGTACCCGGTCTACCAATGTTGGGTATCTCCGGACCACCCACTGAAGTTTTGTGTCTGCTCAATATGGTTACACCCGATGAATTGCGTGATGAAGACGAATACGAAGATATTTTGGAAGATATTAAGGAAGAGTGTAATAAATACGGTGTAGTACGTAGTGTTGAGATACCTCGACCGATTGAAGGTGTTGATGTGCCCGGTTGTGGTAAGGTCTTTGTGGAATTTAACTCGG